A genome region from Amblyraja radiata isolate CabotCenter1 chromosome 2, sAmbRad1.1.pri, whole genome shotgun sequence includes the following:
- the dus3l gene encoding tRNA-dihydrouridine(47) synthase [NAD(P)(+)]-like, whose translation MAEGGDANNTSNDNVTLPGVAPVKSQYLISKDKFHEYLDDERNKDLKLADNLDASEDTLKHESKKVKIGDDHDANESEKSSAESKDNCKESNKKARGQNKNRPRMKPNQYEHDRKLCTSVVREHPGKCYYGEKCRFLHDVSEYLALKPADLGENCYLYDTYGRCQYGISCRYAQSHIGPDNKNLIKEDLMKMWETKVIVKNTIGKELQHILRKKKFSFPKSEQYLKMISVNNDSRKQNNPEDKTGSTQVNTDLRVEIESALSVVSVATQENSVCIPPKNNVIAESQDKFACPGNLLEKQTIPGSEIDASSVKDNKQMSSATRLGVVTDEDIIKLRSCEKKQLNFRDKLYLAPLTTCGNLPFRRICKRLGADITCGEMAMCTNLLQGQSSEWALLKRHHTEDFFGVQLDGAFPDTMTKCAELLNQTIDVDFVDINVGCPIDLVYQKGAGCGLMHRLTKLEQIARGMIYVLDVPVTAKLRTGVHEKINIAHKILPHLRDCGLSMITLHGRSREQRYSKLADWNYIDYCAQLAKPMPFFGNGDILSFEDANRAKTMTAVSGVMIARGALIKPWLFTEIKEQRHWDISSQERFEILQDYSNYALEHWGSDTQGVEKSRRFFLEWLSFLCRYIPVGLLEHVPQKINERPPYYLGRDYLETLMASQNVCDWIKLSEMLLGPVPPNFTFVPKHKANSFK comes from the exons ATGGCTGAAGGAGGAGATGCCAATAACACCAGCAATGATAATGTGACTCTTCCAGGAGTAGCACCAGTCAAATCTCA ATATCTGATCAGCAAAGATAAATTCCATGAATATCTTGATGACGAAAGAAATAAAGACCTAAAACTTGCTGACAATTTAGATGCAAGTGAAGATACTCTGAAGCATGAAtcaaaaaaagttaaaattggTGATGATCATGATGCAAATGAATCTGAAAAGAGTAGCGCAGAAAGTAAAGACAATTGCAAAGAAAGTaataagaaggccaggggccaaaATAAAAACAGGCCTCGTATGAAGCCAAACCAGTATGAACACGATCGAAAATTGTGTACCTCAGTAGTTCGG GAACATCCAGGAAAATGTTACTATGGTGAAAAGTGCAGATTTTTACATGATGTGTCAGAGTACCTGGCATTGAAACCTGCTGATCTTGGAGAAAATTGCTACTTGTATGATACATATGGAAGATGTCAATATGGCATTTCCTGTCGCTATGCACAATCTCACATTGGGCCAGATAACAAGAATCTTATTAAGGAGGATCTTATGAAAATGTGGGAAACAAAAGTGATAGTGAAAAACACCATTGGCAAAGAACTGCAGCATATTCTTCGTAAAAAAAAATTTTCTTTTCCAAAATCTGAGCAATACTTGAAAATGATAAGTGTAAATAATGATTCAAGAAAACAAAATAATCCAGAAGACAAAACAGGTTCCACCCAGGTTAATACTGATTTGAGAGTGGAGATAGAGTCAGCTCTTAGTGTTGTAAGTGTAGCCACCCAAGAAAATAGTGTTTGCATACCACCAAAGAATAACGTAATTGCAGAATCGCAGGATAAATTTGCCTGTCCTGGAAACTTATTGGAAAAACAGACCATTCCAGGTTCTGAAATAGATGCCAGTTCTGTAAAGGACAACAAACAAATGTCTTCTGCAACTAGATTAGGTGTTGTGACTGATGAAGATATCATAAAGCTTCGATCGTGTGAGAAGAAACAA ctGAACTTCAGAGATAAGCTATACCTGGCACCACTGACAACA TGTGGAAATCTTCCTTTCCGTCGAATCTGTAAAAGACTTGGAGCTGACATCACTTGTGGAGAGATGGCAATGTGCACAAACCTTTTGCAAGGCCAGTCTTCAGAATGGGCACTGTTGAAACGTCATCACACAGAAGACTTCTTTGGAGTACAG CTAGACGGAGCTTTTCCGGACACCATGACAAAATGTGCAGAGCTTCTCAACCAGACGATTGACGTTGATTTTGTTGATATTAATGTTGGCTGCCCAATAGATTTGGTATATCAGAAG GGTGCAGGTTGTGGTCTAATGCATCGTTTGACCAAATTAGAACAGATTGCAAGAGGAATGATTTAT GTGTTGGATGTTCCAGTGACAGCAAAATTAAGGACTGGTGTACATGAAAAGATCAATATTGCTCATAAAATATTACCCCATCTTAGGGATTGTGGGCTTTCCATGATTACA CTCCATGGTCGGTCCAGAGAGCAACGATACAGTAAATTAGCAGACTGGAATTACATTGATTACTGTGCTCAGTTGGCTAAACCAATGCCATTCTTTG GAAATGGTGATATTTTGTCATTTGAAGATGCCAACAGAGCCAAGACAATGACCGCTGTGTCCGGAGTTATGATTGCAAG AGGGGCACTAATTAAACCATGGCTATTTACTGAAATCAAAGAGCAACGACACTGGGATATTTCCTCACAAGAAAGATTTGAGATTCTCCAGGATTATAGTAACTATGCGTTAGAGCACTGGGGATCAGATACACAAGGAGTGGAGAAGAGTAGAAGATTTTTCTTGGAGTGGCTGTCATTCCTATGCAG GTATATTCCAGTAGGTCTTCTGGAACATGTACCTCAAAAAATCAATGAAAGACCTCCTTATTATTTGGGCAGAGACTATTTGGAAACCTTAATGGCTAGCCAAAATGTGTGTGACTGGATCAAATTAAG TGAAATGCTATTGGGACCTGTTCCTCCAAATTTCACCTTCGTGCCTAAACATAAAGCAAATTCCTTCAAGTGA